In Marivirga salinae, a single window of DNA contains:
- a CDS encoding amidohydrolase: MKIKNTAIAVITTICLCSGQLLAQKSNYSEIIAKKADQIEQKVIDWRRDIHQNPELGNREIRTAAIVAKHLESLGMEVKTEVGITGVIGILKGGLPGPVVALRADMDALPVTERTPVPFASKVKAVYNGNETGVMHACGHDVHVAILMGVAEILTGMKNELKGTVKFIFQPAEEGAPKGEEGGAELMVKEGALDNPKVDVIFGLHIIAQVEVGKITYRPGGMFAGVADMKITVKGKSSHGAEPWSSIDPIVTSAQIINNLQTIISRNVKITENAAVVTIGAIHGGNRSNIIPEQVEMLGTVRTLSESDEQLIFERIRQIATKTAEANGAEAIVELPYSSHYPVTFNNLELTAKMLPTLKKAAGESNVILVPAETGAEDFSFFANEVPGLYFNIGGLPKGKDPETSAPHHTPEFFLDESGFVTGINAMVNLVVDYMEMEK, encoded by the coding sequence ATGAAAATCAAAAATACAGCAATAGCAGTTATCACAACGATATGCCTCTGTTCCGGTCAACTGCTGGCCCAAAAAAGTAACTATAGCGAAATCATTGCTAAAAAAGCCGACCAAATAGAACAGAAGGTGATTGACTGGCGTAGGGATATTCATCAAAATCCAGAATTGGGTAATCGAGAAATTCGGACAGCAGCTATAGTAGCAAAACATTTAGAGTCTTTGGGTATGGAAGTAAAAACCGAGGTGGGCATTACTGGCGTCATTGGAATTCTAAAAGGTGGACTCCCTGGTCCAGTTGTAGCTTTAAGAGCAGATATGGATGCCTTACCAGTAACAGAGCGAACTCCTGTTCCTTTTGCCTCTAAAGTGAAAGCGGTTTATAACGGCAATGAAACCGGGGTGATGCATGCTTGTGGTCATGATGTTCATGTAGCAATTCTAATGGGAGTTGCTGAAATTTTAACAGGCATGAAAAATGAGTTAAAAGGAACTGTTAAATTTATTTTTCAACCTGCTGAAGAAGGCGCTCCTAAAGGAGAAGAAGGAGGTGCAGAACTGATGGTAAAAGAGGGTGCATTAGACAACCCTAAAGTGGATGTCATTTTTGGACTTCATATTATTGCTCAGGTAGAGGTAGGAAAAATCACCTACCGACCCGGGGGTATGTTTGCAGGAGTTGCAGACATGAAGATCACAGTAAAAGGAAAATCATCCCATGGTGCTGAGCCCTGGTCATCAATCGATCCAATTGTGACATCGGCCCAAATCATCAATAATCTTCAAACTATTATTAGCCGCAATGTAAAAATTACCGAAAATGCAGCAGTTGTCACTATTGGAGCCATTCATGGCGGAAATCGTTCCAATATTATTCCTGAGCAAGTGGAAATGTTAGGCACAGTACGCACCTTAAGTGAGTCTGATGAGCAACTCATTTTTGAACGTATTCGCCAAATAGCTACCAAAACGGCAGAAGCAAATGGTGCTGAGGCCATTGTGGAACTACCCTATTCATCACATTACCCTGTTACATTCAATAATCTTGAACTTACTGCCAAAATGCTACCGACTTTAAAGAAAGCAGCTGGTGAATCGAATGTAATTTTGGTGCCAGCAGAGACTGGAGCAGAGGATTTTTCATTTTTCGCCAACGAAGTACCAGGCCTTTATTTTAACATTGGCGGTTTGCCAAAGGGTAAAGATCCAGAAACTTCGGCTCCGCATCACACGCCAGAATTTTTTCTTGATGAAAGTGGGTTTGTAACTGGAATTAATGCCATGGTCAATTTGGTAGTGGATTATATGGAAATGGAAAAGTAG
- a CDS encoding VOC family protein, with translation MKKALIILILIQISNTAIGQERKDFSLSFNHMALSVKDINVSTTFYTDVLNLKIIPLPSEVKDVKWISMGEGKELHLISILKDEIKTNKDVHLAFSTAYFDEFVQRLTEMNVEYSDFPGNVNKINIRPDGIEQVYFQDPDGYWIEVNSIK, from the coding sequence ATGAAAAAAGCACTAATCATTCTGATTTTAATTCAGATTTCAAATACTGCTATTGGTCAAGAAAGAAAAGACTTCTCCCTTTCCTTCAATCATATGGCACTATCAGTTAAAGATATAAATGTATCAACTACATTTTACACAGACGTTCTTAATTTGAAAATCATTCCATTGCCCTCGGAGGTTAAAGACGTAAAATGGATTTCAATGGGCGAAGGAAAAGAATTACACCTAATATCAATTTTAAAAGATGAAATTAAGACAAACAAGGACGTTCATCTTGCTTTTTCAACTGCCTATTTTGATGAATTTGTTCAGAGACTTACAGAAATGAATGTTGAATACTCTGATTTCCCTGGAAACGTGAATAAAATTAACATAAGACCTGACGGAATAGAACAAGTTTACTTTCAAGATCCGGATGGCTATTGGATAGAAGTGAATAGCATCAAATGA